The following are encoded together in the Arcobacter aquimarinus genome:
- a CDS encoding ABC transporter substrate-binding protein, translating to MYSIKFIIISFLVISSLYAKDKRVTLQLKWKHQFQFAGYYAALHKGYYKEEGLDVLIKEATTDLNVVEEVLSNNAQFGIGTNELVLDFAKNKSIKILGVIFQHSPLSIISLNNNIKNIHDLVGKKIMIENGASDIYALLKRENIDINSLKILPHTININDLIEHRVDAITGYSINEPFNLAKKGLHYNIFSPRAAGIDFYGDNLFTSNDMINLNSEIVEKFRRASFKGWQYAMSNQDEIIEIIMKNYNSQHKIKEHYQFEAKKMMELIYPDIVEIGYINKGRWEHIINVYKELGLLNQDINLKKFLYIPDKTFWEEYKYLIFIVLFFILLLFLVGFIAYYIYKINLKLKKSEQRHKIIFQNSATAILIWKKGYIITDWNYQSTKLFGWNANEVIGKNFMNFLVPEIEKSDIDKYLDSFLKNSNLHIFTNENLMKNGSLITCEWYNTILPSFENEEDFEVLSLVMDITQKLENEKVLKQLANYDSLTNLPNRYYFETILEKIYSLSNRNNSIFGLAFIDLDGFKAINDTYGHHAGDFVLQNIAQRFQKSIRKEDTIARIGGDEFALVFHISEGNENYNNFLNKLLSITSIPIKYTDEITLKVTASIGLSFYSSQNKVSIQELIKQADDAMYNAKKNGKNIFAVYNFKH from the coding sequence ATGTATAGTATAAAATTTATTATTATAAGTTTTTTAGTTATTTCTAGTTTGTATGCTAAAGATAAGAGAGTAACCTTACAGTTAAAATGGAAACATCAATTTCAGTTTGCAGGATATTATGCTGCCCTTCACAAAGGTTACTATAAAGAAGAAGGACTAGATGTTTTAATAAAAGAAGCAACAACTGATTTAAATGTAGTGGAAGAGGTTTTAAGTAATAATGCCCAATTTGGTATAGGAACAAATGAGTTAGTACTTGATTTTGCTAAAAATAAATCTATTAAGATTTTGGGAGTTATATTTCAACATTCACCACTTTCAATAATATCTTTAAATAATAATATTAAGAATATTCATGATTTAGTTGGGAAAAAAATAATGATAGAAAATGGAGCCTCTGATATTTATGCTCTTTTAAAAAGAGAAAATATTGATATAAATTCTTTAAAAATATTACCCCATACAATTAATATTAACGATTTAATAGAACACAGAGTAGATGCAATAACAGGATATAGTATAAATGAACCATTTAATTTAGCTAAGAAAGGATTGCATTATAATATTTTTTCTCCAAGAGCAGCAGGAATTGATTTTTATGGAGATAATCTTTTTACTTCAAATGATATGATAAATTTAAATTCAGAAATTGTAGAAAAATTTAGAAGAGCCTCTTTTAAAGGTTGGCAATATGCTATGTCAAATCAAGATGAAATTATAGAAATTATAATGAAAAATTATAATAGCCAACATAAAATAAAAGAACATTACCAATTTGAAGCAAAAAAAATGATGGAGCTAATATATCCTGATATCGTAGAAATAGGATATATTAATAAAGGAAGATGGGAACATATAATAAATGTTTATAAAGAATTAGGATTATTAAATCAAGATATAAATCTTAAAAAATTTTTGTATATTCCAGATAAAACATTTTGGGAAGAGTATAAATATCTGATATTTATAGTTTTATTTTTTATATTACTTTTATTTTTAGTTGGATTTATTGCTTATTACATTTATAAAATAAATCTAAAATTAAAAAAAAGTGAACAAAGACATAAAATAATTTTTCAAAATTCAGCAACAGCTATTCTTATTTGGAAAAAAGGTTATATTATTACAGATTGGAACTATCAATCTACAAAACTTTTTGGTTGGAATGCAAATGAGGTTATTGGAAAAAATTTTATGAATTTTTTAGTACCTGAAATTGAAAAATCAGATATAGATAAATATCTAGATAGTTTTTTAAAAAACAGCAATTTACATATATTTACCAATGAAAACTTAATGAAAAATGGTAGTTTAATTACATGTGAGTGGTATAATACAATTTTACCCAGTTTTGAAAATGAAGAGGATTTTGAAGTTTTATCTTTAGTTATGGATATTACTCAAAAATTAGAGAATGAAAAAGTTTTAAAACAATTAGCAAATTATGATTCATTAACAAATTTACCAAATAGATACTATTTTGAAACTATACTAGAAAAAATTTATTCTTTATCAAATAGAAATAACTCTATTTTTGGTTTAGCATTTATTGACCTTGATGGTTTTAAAGCTATAAATGATACTTATGGTCATCATGCAGGAGATTTTGTTCTTCAAAATATAGCACAAAGATTTCAAAAAAGTATTAGAAAAGAAGATACTATTGCAAGAATAGGAGGAGATGAATTTGCTCTTGTTTTTCATATCTCAGAAGGAAATGAAAATTATAACAACTTTTTAAATAAACTTCTTAGTATAACTTCAATTCCCATAAAATATACAGATGAAATTACTTTAAAAGTAACTGCAAGCATAGGTTTAAGTTTTTATTCGTCACAAAATAAAGTGAGTATACAAGAACTTATAAAACAGGCAGATGATGCTATGTATAATGCAAAAAAAAATGGTAAAAATATTTTTGCTGTATATAATTTTAAACATTAA
- a CDS encoding ShlB/FhaC/HecB family hemolysin secretion/activation protein has translation MKKLLTISIITVNCLLATVPDIDTIPKSIIIPKEVKKQTPSLIDIEGKEKYAPVMKDDKSGKKILVKGFDIKGNNNLSYEELNNEINSFLNKELNFNQLQEITSIITKKYREKGFFVARAYIPMQDIKQNNNIFKIVVIEGNYGKFKLINNSLVNNSTVQNMFDNAKNRGNVISTDTLERAMLVINNTPGAVVSKAEIKPGKEVGSSDFLVEVDASKRVNSFVVFDNYGNKYIGKNRIMSGVDINSPFKLGDKISLFGLISNGADLKNYKISYNFPLMANGLRAGLSYNNTDYNLVNLDDGILDEEYFGDSKIFEVSLEYPIIKSRLETLDFTAIYSDKNISSTTDEKDSKEINSISFGLNHIKNQTFLGLNAKTTLEAILTIGELADKSMMNGSYQKINFNSSIDLDITSIYSISSSIKLQKAFKNQNLDGSEDMNIGGSNGVKVFPDAELSAEQAALFNVEFFAKLPEVSGLNHKIGLFYDIGTASMSQKDEDIIFERRTLQDIGFGYYTNYKNTFTKLQVARVVGGQDIETENIGNISKVLFQTGLVF, from the coding sequence ATGAAAAAACTATTAACTATTTCAATAATAACAGTAAATTGTCTACTTGCAACTGTACCAGATATTGATACTATTCCAAAATCAATAATTATACCTAAAGAGGTAAAAAAACAAACACCTTCATTGATTGATATTGAAGGAAAAGAGAAATATGCTCCTGTTATGAAAGATGATAAAAGTGGGAAGAAAATTTTAGTAAAAGGTTTTGATATTAAAGGGAATAATAATTTAAGTTACGAAGAATTGAATAATGAGATAAATAGTTTTTTAAATAAAGAGTTAAATTTTAATCAACTTCAAGAAATTACTTCTATCATTACAAAAAAATATAGAGAAAAAGGTTTTTTTGTAGCAAGAGCTTATATTCCTATGCAAGATATAAAACAAAACAACAATATATTTAAAATAGTTGTTATAGAAGGTAATTATGGGAAATTTAAACTAATTAATAATTCTTTAGTAAATAACTCTACTGTACAAAATATGTTTGATAATGCTAAAAATAGAGGAAATGTTATTAGCACTGATACATTAGAAAGAGCTATGCTTGTTATAAATAATACTCCTGGTGCGGTAGTATCTAAGGCAGAAATAAAACCAGGTAAAGAAGTTGGAAGTAGTGATTTTTTAGTTGAAGTAGATGCAAGTAAAAGAGTTAATAGTTTTGTTGTTTTTGATAATTATGGAAACAAATATATAGGAAAAAATAGAATTATGTCAGGAGTAGATATAAATTCACCTTTTAAATTAGGAGATAAAATATCTTTATTTGGACTAATTAGTAATGGTGCAGATTTAAAAAATTATAAAATTTCATATAATTTTCCATTGATGGCAAATGGTTTAAGAGCAGGATTAAGTTACAATAATACAGATTATAATTTAGTAAATTTAGATGATGGTATTTTAGATGAGGAATATTTTGGAGATTCAAAAATATTCGAAGTAAGTTTAGAATATCCTATAATAAAATCAAGATTAGAAACTCTTGATTTTACTGCAATTTATTCAGACAAAAATATTTCTTCGACAACAGATGAAAAGGATTCTAAAGAAATTAATTCTATTTCTTTTGGGTTAAATCATATAAAAAATCAAACTTTTTTAGGATTAAATGCAAAAACGACTTTAGAGGCAATACTTACTATTGGAGAATTAGCTGATAAAAGTATGATGAATGGATCTTATCAAAAAATTAATTTTAATTCATCAATAGATCTTGATATTACATCAATATATTCTATAAGTTCTTCAATTAAACTTCAAAAAGCATTTAAAAATCAAAATTTAGATGGAAGTGAAGATATGAATATAGGAGGTTCTAATGGAGTAAAAGTATTTCCAGATGCAGAGTTAAGTGCAGAACAAGCAGCATTGTTTAATGTAGAATTTTTTGCAAAACTTCCAGAAGTATCTGGTTTAAATCATAAAATAGGATTGTTTTATGATATAGGAACAGCTTCAATGAGTCAAAAAGATGAGGATATTATATTTGAAAGAAGAACTCTGCAAGATATAGGATTTGGATATTATACAAACTATAAAAATACTTTCACAAAATTACAAGTAGCAAGAGTAGTTGGAGGTCAAGATATAGAAACTGAAAATATTGGTAATATATCAAAAGTTCTTTTTCAAACAGGATTAGTATTTTAA
- a CDS encoding SapC family protein: protein MYKDLEIVNKIAHKENSIKEVKDFSYTKNLTSAPITVTEFFEACKNYPILFAKDKNNDWFASVMLGFKENENIFVDNKGNWDKLHYVPAFVRRYPFVFVEQNEQQQLLLGVEKEFLSIDKKDEKRKLFDDKDENTEFLNNVLNFLNQYQNDSIATKEFIKQLDEWELLEEKVATIINEKKEQFNINGFYIVNEEKLKHLSKKKKEEICNKNATALITAHLISLSNIQKLGIK, encoded by the coding sequence ATGTATAAAGATTTAGAAATAGTAAATAAAATAGCCCATAAAGAAAATAGTATAAAAGAAGTAAAAGATTTTTCTTACACAAAAAATCTAACAAGCGCACCTATAACAGTAACAGAGTTTTTTGAAGCTTGTAAAAATTATCCAATCTTGTTTGCTAAAGATAAAAATAATGATTGGTTTGCTTCAGTAATGTTAGGTTTTAAAGAAAATGAAAATATCTTTGTTGATAATAAAGGTAATTGGGATAAATTACACTATGTTCCAGCATTTGTAAGAAGATATCCTTTTGTTTTTGTAGAACAAAATGAACAACAACAATTACTGTTAGGTGTAGAAAAAGAGTTTTTGAGTATAGATAAAAAAGATGAAAAAAGAAAACTTTTTGATGATAAAGATGAAAATACAGAGTTTTTAAATAATGTATTGAACTTTCTAAATCAATATCAAAATGATTCAATAGCAACAAAAGAGTTTATAAAACAATTAGATGAATGGGAATTGCTAGAAGAGAAAGTAGCAACAATAATAAATGAGAAAAAAGAGCAATTTAATATAAATGGATTTTATATAGTAAATGAAGAGAAATTAAAACACCTAAGTAAAAAGAAAAAAGAAGAGATTTGTAATAAAAATGCGACTGCATTAATAACAGCACATTTGATTTCATTGTCTAATATTCAGAAGTTAGGAATAAAATAA
- the fumC gene encoding class II fumarate hydratase codes for MDFRIEKDTMGEIKVPNNQYWGAQTQRSLENFPIGEEKMPKEIIEGFAYLKKACAIVNNKLNRLDKIKTDAICVTCDEIIQGKLSTEFPLVVWQTGSGTQSNMNVNEVVASRATQNLGKDFRTEKLIHPNDDVNKGQSSNDTYPTAMRIAFVLELQKRLIPSINVLKTTLENKSKEFETIVKIGRTHLQDATPLTLGQELSAYVDMLDKALNQIDDSMKYIVELAIGGTAVGTGLNSHPDFSPAVCDVLNILTQTKYEFKSHPNKFHALTSHDGEVFLSGALNALASNLMKIANDIRWLSSGPRCGIGEITIPENEPGSSIMPGKVNPTQSEAMTMVAVQVMGNHTTISVAASQGNFELNVFKPVIALNIIQSIRLLSDTMLAFNDNCAVGIEPNLTNINKYLNDSLMLVTALNPYIGYEKATLIAKTAHKNGTTLKQEAVNLGILTEVEFDSYVKPEDMIKPSL; via the coding sequence ATGGATTTTAGAATTGAAAAAGATACAATGGGTGAAATTAAAGTTCCAAACAATCAATATTGGGGAGCACAAACTCAAAGAAGTTTGGAAAACTTTCCAATTGGCGAAGAAAAAATGCCAAAAGAGATAATTGAGGGATTTGCATATTTGAAAAAAGCTTGTGCAATTGTAAATAATAAATTAAATAGATTAGATAAGATAAAAACTGATGCTATTTGTGTAACTTGTGATGAGATTATTCAAGGAAAATTATCAACTGAATTTCCTTTGGTTGTTTGGCAAACAGGTTCAGGAACACAATCAAATATGAATGTAAATGAAGTAGTAGCTTCAAGAGCTACACAAAACTTAGGAAAAGATTTTAGAACTGAAAAACTTATTCATCCAAATGATGATGTAAATAAAGGTCAAAGCTCAAATGATACTTATCCAACAGCTATGAGAATTGCTTTTGTTTTAGAGCTTCAAAAAAGGTTGATTCCCTCTATTAATGTTTTAAAAACAACATTAGAAAATAAATCAAAAGAGTTTGAGACTATTGTAAAAATAGGAAGAACACATCTTCAAGATGCAACTCCACTAACTTTAGGACAAGAACTATCAGCTTATGTTGATATGTTAGATAAAGCTTTAAATCAAATTGATGATTCGATGAAATACATAGTTGAACTTGCTATTGGGGGAACGGCTGTTGGAACAGGATTAAATTCTCATCCAGATTTTTCACCTGCTGTTTGTGATGTTTTAAATATTTTAACACAGACAAAATATGAGTTTAAATCTCATCCAAATAAATTTCATGCTTTAACTTCTCATGATGGAGAAGTATTTTTAAGTGGAGCTTTAAATGCCCTTGCTTCAAATCTTATGAAAATAGCAAATGATATTAGATGGCTTTCATCAGGTCCTAGATGTGGAATAGGGGAAATCACAATTCCTGAAAATGAACCAGGAAGTTCAATCATGCCAGGAAAAGTAAATCCAACTCAAAGTGAAGCCATGACTATGGTTGCAGTTCAAGTTATGGGAAATCATACAACTATAAGTGTTGCTGCAAGTCAAGGTAATTTTGAATTAAATGTATTTAAACCTGTAATCGCTCTAAATATCATTCAGTCAATTAGACTTTTAAGTGATACTATGCTTGCATTCAATGATAATTGTGCAGTTGGAATAGAGCCAAATTTAACAAATATAAATAAATATCTAAATGATTCTCTTATGCTTGTAACTGCACTTAATCCATATATTGGTTATGAAAAAGCTACACTAATTGCAAAAACAGCTCATAAAAATGGAACAACTCTAAAACAAGAGGCTGTAAATCTTGGGATTTTAACAGAAGTTGAGTTTGACTCTTATGTAAAACCAGAAGATATGATAAAACCTAGTTTATAA
- a CDS encoding cation diffusion facilitator family transporter, with translation MENCKFGLNDHKPFLGNKEKEHHHHGDSCGHDHSISGHTHDHRGTDKKVLKWALSITLITMFLEFFYGFLSNSLALISDAIHMFTHSFALIISLAAIVIANKKAPIEKTFGYYRIEVLAAFINGITIILSIIWIVYEAIERFLNPEIIDIKTALIVAIIGLIVNIITGVILMQGDRNNINLKSAFIHMLTDALSSVAIIIGYIVIHFTSWYFIDIILAILVAFVIAKWAIDILKNSINTLLESSPLNINEVKEYICKNEKVIELHDIHIWEITQNMYNMTAHVKINKDDLVHYEKILHEINHQLKEKFKIVHTTFQFEW, from the coding sequence ATGGAAAATTGTAAATTTGGTCTAAATGACCATAAACCTTTTTTAGGAAATAAAGAAAAAGAACATCACCATCATGGAGATAGTTGTGGGCATGACCATAGTATTAGTGGACATACACACGATCACAGAGGAACAGATAAAAAAGTTTTAAAATGGGCATTATCAATTACCTTAATTACTATGTTTTTAGAGTTCTTTTATGGATTTTTATCAAATTCTTTAGCACTTATTTCAGATGCTATTCATATGTTTACTCATTCATTTGCATTAATTATTTCATTAGCAGCAATCGTTATTGCAAATAAAAAAGCTCCTATTGAAAAAACTTTTGGATACTATAGAATAGAAGTTCTTGCTGCTTTTATCAATGGAATTACAATTATTTTATCAATCATTTGGATTGTTTATGAAGCAATTGAACGTTTTTTGAATCCTGAAATAATTGACATTAAAACTGCTTTGATTGTTGCGATAATAGGACTAATCGTAAATATTATCACTGGTGTAATTTTGATGCAAGGAGATAGAAATAATATAAATTTAAAATCTGCATTTATTCATATGCTAACTGACGCTTTATCTTCTGTTGCAATAATTATAGGTTATATAGTAATACATTTTACTTCATGGTATTTTATAGATATTATTTTAGCTATTCTTGTTGCTTTTGTTATTGCAAAATGGGCAATTGATATACTAAAAAATTCGATAAATACTTTGCTTGAAAGTTCTCCTTTAAATATAAATGAAGTAAAAGAATATATTTGTAAAAATGAAAAAGTTATTGAATTACATGATATTCATATTTGGGAAATAACTCAAAATATGTACAATATGACAGCTCATGTTAAAATCAATAAAGATGATTTAGTACATTATGAAAAAATTTTACATGAAATAAATCATCAACTAAAAGAAAAATTTAAAATAGTTCATACTACTTTTCAATTTGAATGGTAA
- a CDS encoding protein adenylyltransferase SelO, giving the protein MNKKNIETFNELSNLCDYSFVENLNSDPDAKYSGDNKFPREVFSGHFVPVMPTPIKDPIYISHSTNFFKELGFSENLLKSDDFIKLFSGDMSNISKPMQNIGWATGYALSIYGTEYYAQCPFQTGNGYGDGRAISVLEAVINGKRWEFQLKGAGKTPYCRGADGRAVLRSSVREFLAQEHMHALGIPTSRSLTLFTSKKEQVQRPWFRDNSYSKDPEVMIEEDVAITTRVASSFLRVGQIELFGRRARKNEHENALKELEMIVLHLIDREYSEVINQDLTLEKKIILLANEFQNRLTSMVANWIRVGYCQGNFNSDNCAAGGFTLDYGPFGFIEMFDPKYQSWTGGGNHFSFFNQPVAAFKNFKSFCSALKPLLSSNKDALEELEKIENNFSKVMQEKMESMWANKLGLEKFDVELFEELINLMIDTKVDYTIFFRELSNIPDDISSLEKSFYGKIQNENIKLRWNSWLESWKSLININDEESKQKLSKQMKLTNPKYTLREWHLVWAYQEAQDGNYEPTKELQKIMTNPYEEQTKEIEEKYYIKKPSNFFGIAGISHVSCSS; this is encoded by the coding sequence ATGAATAAAAAAAATATAGAAACATTTAATGAACTTAGCAATTTATGTGATTACTCTTTTGTGGAAAACCTAAATAGCGACCCAGATGCAAAATATAGTGGAGATAATAAATTTCCAAGAGAGGTTTTTAGTGGACATTTTGTTCCTGTAATGCCAACTCCTATCAAAGACCCGATATATATTTCTCATAGTACTAACTTTTTTAAAGAGTTAGGCTTTAGTGAGAACTTACTAAAATCAGATGATTTTATCAAACTATTTTCAGGTGATATGTCAAATATATCAAAACCTATGCAAAATATAGGTTGGGCAACTGGATATGCCTTATCTATTTATGGAACAGAATATTATGCACAATGCCCTTTTCAAACTGGAAATGGGTATGGTGATGGTAGAGCAATCTCAGTTTTAGAAGCTGTGATAAACGGTAAAAGATGGGAATTTCAACTAAAAGGTGCTGGAAAAACACCATATTGTAGAGGTGCAGATGGAAGAGCAGTTTTAAGGTCAAGTGTAAGGGAGTTTTTAGCACAAGAACATATGCACGCACTTGGTATTCCAACATCAAGGTCTTTAACTCTATTTACTTCTAAAAAAGAGCAAGTTCAAAGACCTTGGTTTAGAGATAATTCATACTCAAAGGACCCAGAAGTTATGATAGAAGAAGATGTTGCAATTACTACAAGAGTTGCCTCTTCTTTTTTAAGAGTTGGGCAAATAGAACTTTTTGGAAGACGAGCTAGAAAAAATGAACATGAAAATGCTCTAAAAGAGTTAGAAATGATTGTTTTACATTTAATTGATAGAGAATATAGTGAAGTAATCAATCAAGATTTAACTTTAGAAAAAAAGATAATATTACTAGCAAATGAGTTTCAAAATCGTCTAACATCAATGGTTGCTAACTGGATAAGAGTTGGATATTGTCAAGGTAACTTCAATAGCGATAACTGTGCAGCTGGTGGTTTTACTCTTGATTATGGTCCTTTTGGATTTATTGAGATGTTTGACCCAAAATATCAATCTTGGACTGGAGGAGGCAATCACTTTTCATTTTTTAATCAGCCAGTTGCTGCTTTTAAAAACTTCAAATCATTTTGTAGTGCACTAAAACCACTACTTAGTTCAAATAAAGATGCTTTAGAAGAACTAGAAAAAATCGAAAATAACTTTTCAAAAGTTATGCAAGAAAAGATGGAAAGTATGTGGGCTAATAAACTTGGACTTGAAAAGTTTGATGTTGAGTTGTTTGAAGAACTAATCAATCTTATGATAGATACAAAAGTTGACTATACTATATTTTTTAGAGAATTATCAAATATACCTGATGATATAAGTAGCCTTGAAAAAAGTTTTTATGGAAAAATACAAAATGAAAATATCAAATTAAGATGGAACAGTTGGCTTGAAAGTTGGAAATCACTCATAAATATAAATGATGAAGAATCAAAACAAAAACTATCAAAGCAAATGAAACTAACTAATCCAAAATATACGTTAAGAGAATGGCATTTAGTTTGGGCGTATCAAGAAGCCCAAGATGGAAACTATGAACCGACAAAAGAGTTACAAAAAATCATGACAAATCCATATGAAGAACAGACAAAAGAGATAGAAGAAAAATATTATATTAAAAAACCTTCAAATTTTTTTGGAATAGCTGGGATATCGCATGTGAGTTGTTCGTCGTAG
- a CDS encoding DnaJ domain-containing protein, translating into MKLNKLLTSKELFRKSILGHFVALVAKVAKADGRVHELEAQLIGMMFDDISKVFNEKEKARAIMKEIFNEEKQVSDDTKQIAQELNKLLGRSILKRKQFITFLIQLAFIDGGISEEEEKVLKEIMTELNIPLSSYDEIVNKFQNMIKNKQQTMSSKEAYEILGVKESDDMDTIKKAYRKLIREYHPDIINSQNKDEAYMEEATAKTQEINQAYQIIKELKK; encoded by the coding sequence ATGAAGCTAAATAAACTATTAACTTCAAAAGAGTTATTTAGAAAAAGTATTTTAGGACATTTTGTTGCACTTGTTGCAAAAGTTGCAAAAGCTGATGGTAGAGTTCATGAATTGGAAGCTCAACTTATTGGAATGATGTTTGATGATATTTCTAAAGTTTTTAATGAAAAAGAAAAAGCAAGAGCTATCATGAAAGAGATTTTCAATGAAGAAAAACAAGTAAGTGATGATACAAAACAAATAGCTCAAGAGTTAAATAAACTTCTTGGTCGAAGTATTTTAAAACGTAAACAATTTATAACATTTTTAATCCAGTTAGCTTTCATCGATGGTGGAATTAGTGAGGAAGAGGAAAAAGTTTTAAAAGAGATTATGACTGAATTAAATATTCCTCTATCTTCTTATGATGAAATTGTAAATAAATTCCAAAATATGATCAAAAACAAACAACAAACTATGAGTTCAAAAGAGGCTTATGAGATTTTAGGGGTAAAAGAGAGTGATGATATGGATACTATCAAAAAAGCATATCGAAAATTAATCCGTGAATACCATCCTGATATTATAAATTCACAAAACAAAGATGAAGCATATATGGAAGAAGCGACAGCTAAAACTCAAGAAATCAACCAAGCTTATCAAATAATCAAAGAGTTGAAGAAATAA
- a CDS encoding 3'-5' exonuclease has product MKNVLKDGSTSLKSMIKLFNLIDNANCINSDLQTPYTIGKRTIEVINTCEQLESAMNKIQLTPFVGFDSEQKPTFKKGQENNGVCLIQLATKEKCYLIQIKQIKNLKPLIDFLEDEKVLKIGTGLKGDNVALYKQFNLRVKSMIDLEDIFKELSSKNQLGAKKASSIILNKKLQKSKNMSKSNWENEKLTTGQIKYASEDATVVYDVMIELLRQYPFVINLMPEFFQEQYSEK; this is encoded by the coding sequence TTGAAAAATGTTTTAAAAGATGGTTCTACTTCTCTAAAATCAATGATAAAACTTTTTAATCTAATTGATAACGCTAATTGTATCAATAGTGATTTACAAACTCCTTATACTATTGGCAAAAGAACTATTGAAGTTATCAACACTTGTGAACAACTTGAAAGTGCAATGAACAAAATCCAACTAACTCCTTTTGTAGGTTTTGATAGTGAGCAAAAACCAACATTCAAAAAAGGTCAAGAAAACAATGGTGTTTGCCTTATTCAGTTAGCTACAAAAGAGAAGTGCTATCTTATTCAAATTAAACAAATCAAAAACCTAAAACCTTTGATAGATTTTTTAGAAGATGAAAAAGTACTAAAAATAGGTACGGGATTAAAAGGGGATAACGTAGCACTTTATAAACAATTTAATCTAAGAGTTAAATCAATGATAGATTTAGAAGATATATTTAAAGAATTATCTTCTAAAAATCAACTAGGAGCTAAAAAAGCTTCTTCAATAATCTTGAATAAGAAATTACAAAAATCAAAAAATATGTCAAAATCAAATTGGGAAAATGAAAAACTAACAACTGGGCAAATAAAATACGCTTCAGAAGATGCAACAGTAGTATATGATGTAATGATTGAACTTCTAAGACAATACCCTTTTGTGATAAATTTGATGCCTGAATTTTTTCAAGAGCAATATTCAGAAAAATGA